Proteins from a single region of Scleropages formosus chromosome 22, fSclFor1.1, whole genome shotgun sequence:
- the tamm41 gene encoding phosphatidate cytidylyltransferase, mitochondrial isoform X2 yields the protein MYVAGRLHKPVRILMQNESGKLRCALAANLKSAVTASFLMLPESCSEEDLFVQIASLSYSGDFRMLIGEDRSKVLNIVKDNMQHFRLLYSNILQECGQVVYKPQQGKLEVDKSPEGQFTQLMALPRTLQQQITRLMDPPGKNRDVEEILLQVAQDPDCGLVVQQGISSIVKSSSITQSIKGIATAGLLKTVSYSAKKMHKMWRGWRKQPS from the exons ATGTACGTTGCGGGCAGACTGCACAAACCG GTCAGAATCCTGATGCAGAATGAAAGCGGGAAGCTGAGGTGCGCCCTTGCAGCCAACCTCAAAAGTGCCGTCACGGCCTCCTTCCTCATGCTGCCTGAGAGCTGCTCCGAGGAGGACCTCTTTGTCCAGATTGCAAGCCTCTCCTATTCAG gGGATTTCAGGATGCTCATCGGTGAGGACAGGTCCAAGGTACTGAACATTGTGAAGGACAACATGCAGCATTTCCGACTGCTCTACAGCAACATCCTGCAGGAATGCGGGCAGGTGGTGTACAAGCCACAGCAGGGCAAGCTGGAG GTAGACAAAAGCCCCGAAGGTCAGTTCACCCAGCTGATGGCCTTGCCCCGCACCCTCCAGCAGCAAATTACCCGCCTAATGGACCCTCCGGGGAAGAACCGTGACGTGGAAGAGATCCTACTGCAGGTAGCCCAGGATCCTGACTGCggcctggtggtgcagcaag GAATATCCTCTATCGTGAAATCATCCAGCATTACACAGAGTATAAAAGGCATTGCTACTGCAG GACTGCTAAAAACAGTATCATACAGTGCCAAAAAGATGCACAAAATGTGGAGAGGCTGGAGAAAGCAGCCCTCATGA
- the tamm41 gene encoding phosphatidate cytidylyltransferase, mitochondrial isoform X1, whose amino-acid sequence MSLPALQSTSVFYRRILAQFPQDMSLAFAYGSGVFRQSGTSPAQMGKNMVDFVFAVDDPVTWHTMNLMQNRRHYSILKFLGPNKISSIQNDHGAGVYYNTLVPADGRIIKYGVISTDALIDDLLHWKTMYVAGRLHKPVRILMQNESGKLRCALAANLKSAVTASFLMLPESCSEEDLFVQIASLSYSGDFRMLIGEDRSKVLNIVKDNMQHFRLLYSNILQECGQVVYKPQQGKLEVDKSPEGQFTQLMALPRTLQQQITRLMDPPGKNRDVEEILLQVAQDPDCGLVVQQGISSIVKSSSITQSIKGIATAGLLKTVSYSAKKMHKMWRGWRKQPS is encoded by the exons ATGTCGCTCCCGGCCCTCCAGAGCACGAGCGTGTTTTACCGCAGGATCCTGGCGCAGTTTCCCCAGGACATGAGCCTGGCCTTCGCCTACGGCTCCGGGGTGTTCAGGCAGTCGGGGACGAGCCCGGCTCAGATGGGG AAAAATATGGTGGACTTTGTGTTTGCTGTGGACGATCCGGTCACCTGGCACACGATGAACCTGATGCAGAACCGGAGGCATTACTCCATCCTGAAGTTCTTGGGGCCCAACAAAATCAGCAGTATTCAGAACGACCACGGCGCCGGGGTGTACTACAACACCCTTGTGCCTGCCGACGGAAGG ATAATAAAGTATGGTGTCATCAGTACAGATGCCCTGATCGATGACCTGCTCCACTGGAAGACCATGTACGTTGCGGGCAGACTGCACAAACCG GTCAGAATCCTGATGCAGAATGAAAGCGGGAAGCTGAGGTGCGCCCTTGCAGCCAACCTCAAAAGTGCCGTCACGGCCTCCTTCCTCATGCTGCCTGAGAGCTGCTCCGAGGAGGACCTCTTTGTCCAGATTGCAAGCCTCTCCTATTCAG gGGATTTCAGGATGCTCATCGGTGAGGACAGGTCCAAGGTACTGAACATTGTGAAGGACAACATGCAGCATTTCCGACTGCTCTACAGCAACATCCTGCAGGAATGCGGGCAGGTGGTGTACAAGCCACAGCAGGGCAAGCTGGAG GTAGACAAAAGCCCCGAAGGTCAGTTCACCCAGCTGATGGCCTTGCCCCGCACCCTCCAGCAGCAAATTACCCGCCTAATGGACCCTCCGGGGAAGAACCGTGACGTGGAAGAGATCCTACTGCAGGTAGCCCAGGATCCTGACTGCggcctggtggtgcagcaag GAATATCCTCTATCGTGAAATCATCCAGCATTACACAGAGTATAAAAGGCATTGCTACTGCAG GACTGCTAAAAACAGTATCATACAGTGCCAAAAAGATGCACAAAATGTGGAGAGGCTGGAGAAAGCAGCCCTCATGA